The region CGAGTCGTCCGGGTGGCACCGATCCGACCGCGTCGCCGAAGGACCGTACGTGCTGGAATGGCACGTCGTTGACCTCCAGCCGGACGGCCAGGTCGTACGCCCGGTCACCGGTGATCAGGACCTGCCGGCCCCGCAACGGCGAGAAGTCGACGTCGTAGAGCCACGAGGTGTCCAGCCCGTCGGGGTCCCGGGCGTTGATGGAAAGCAGGGTCGGGGCGTGTTCGGCCATGTCGAACGCCTCCAGCCAGCTGGCCGGGTTCTTGGCCAGCAGCAGCCGGATGTTGCGTCCGTCGCGGGTCACCTGGGCGTAACGTCCGGCGATCGAGGTGACGCTGGACAGCCGGCCCACCGCATCGGTGGGGCGTACGTCGAACTGGGCCGCGACGGCCAGTGCGGTGGCGGCGTTACCGAGGTTGACCCGGCCAGGGAGCTGGAGAACGATCTTGTGCCACGCGCCGTGCGGGTCGACCACACCGTCGTCCTCGACGACCCAGTGCGGGGTGGGGCGGCGCAGCGGGCAGCCGGTGCACCACCACTGTTCGCCGGAGCGCTCGATCGGTGAGCCGCACTCCGGGCAGACCCACGAGTCGTCGTGCCAACGCTGGCCGGCGCTGAACCAGGTGATCGACGGCGGAGGGAGATGGTCGCTACGTTGCTGGGGAGGGGTCGCTGCCCAGACCACCATCGGGTCGTCGGCGTTGGCCACCACCCGGATGCCCGGGTGTCGAACCAGTGCGGCCCGCCAGAGCTGGGCCATCATCGACACTTCCTTGGCCCGGTCGAGTTGGTCCCGGGAGAGGTTCAGCAGGGCGACCACCCGGGGCTCGGTGGCCTCGAGGACCTGGGCCAGGTAGTGCTCGTCCACCTCCAGTACGGCGTACGGGGTGCTGCCCGCCTTGGCCAGTGCCGAGGTGTGCCCGGTCGGCATGTTGGCACCGAAGGAGTTGGTCGCCACCGGCCCGAGTACGCCCACGGCGGCGGCGGTCAACCGGGTCGTGGTGGTCTTGCCGTTGGTGCCGGAGATCAGGGCGATGGCCCGTCCGGCTGCCAGGTGGGCCAGCAGGTCTGGATCGATCTTGAGCCCGATCCAACCGCCGATAACCGATCCGTCGCCGCGGCCGGCGGCCCGGGACAGCGCCGCTGCGGTGCGCGACACCGAACTGGCGACCTTTGCCCGCAGAGGCATTCTCGCGTCCGTCACGCGAGCGAGGTTACCGGACCGGGGGCCGCCGGGGGCCGGGGCGGACCGGGGGACCCTCCCGGCGGGTCCGGTCGGCACATCGGCACGATCCGGATGGCAGGTCGGCACAGGTCAACGTCGGTCGATGTCGGGAGCCCTAGCAGTTTTTCCGCGTCGCCGCAATCGCGGTGTGGTCGGGACCGACTGGCGGGACGGCCGAGTCGATCTATGTCGGAAAGCGGACGGTGCCTCGGGTGCTCACCCCCT is a window of Micromonospora polyrhachis DNA encoding:
- a CDS encoding MurT ligase domain-containing protein; protein product: MPLRAKVASSVSRTAAALSRAAGRGDGSVIGGWIGLKIDPDLLAHLAAGRAIALISGTNGKTTTTRLTAAAVGVLGPVATNSFGANMPTGHTSALAKAGSTPYAVLEVDEHYLAQVLEATEPRVVALLNLSRDQLDRAKEVSMMAQLWRAALVRHPGIRVVANADDPMVVWAATPPQQRSDHLPPPSITWFSAGQRWHDDSWVCPECGSPIERSGEQWWCTGCPLRRPTPHWVVEDDGVVDPHGAWHKIVLQLPGRVNLGNAATALAVAAQFDVRPTDAVGRLSSVTSIAGRYAQVTRDGRNIRLLLAKNPASWLEAFDMAEHAPTLLSINARDPDGLDTSWLYDVDFSPLRGRQVLITGDRAYDLAVRLEVNDVPFQHVRSFGDAVGSVPPGRLEVIANYTAFQDIRAELDRVN